A single genomic interval of Lathyrus oleraceus cultivar Zhongwan6 chromosome 7, CAAS_Psat_ZW6_1.0, whole genome shotgun sequence harbors:
- the LOC127107500 gene encoding uncharacterized protein LOC127107500: MYDTLMRGTELCNRFNFIAASRINTTFITKNPTSVMNELVDRFMVAGDNTTPSLYFLPFNSGNGGHWVLVAMDLSRLMVYYLDSLPGNWSKYPSMKKTVDA, translated from the exons atgtatgacacattgatgcggggaactgaattgtgtaaccgattcaattttattgctgcttcccgtatcaacacaacgtttataacgaaaaatccaacatccgtaatgaatgaactagtcgatagattcatggtggccggcgataatactacacccagtttgtattttttaccgtttaattctggcaacgg tggtcactgggtgttggttgctatggatctttcgagactaatggtgtattatctcgattcgttaccgggtaattggagtaaatatccgagtatgaagaagacggttgacgcgtaa